Sequence from the Guyparkeria hydrothermalis genome:
TGGAAATTCCGGGCGATGTACGAGTTTCGCGACCGGATGGCCGAGGAAGTCGGCATGGACCTGCTGGTCCACGTCAATCCGGAAGGCGTGGAGAAGGACATTAACCCGTTCACGCACGGCTCGGCGCTTCACACCGAGATCATGAAGACCGAGGGTCTCAAGCAGGCGCTCGACAAGTACGGCTTCGATGCCGCCTTCGGCGGGGCGCGCCGCGACGAGGAAAAATCCCGCGCCAAGGAGCGCGTGTTCTCGTTCCGCACCGACCAGCACCGCTGGGACCCGAAAGGCCAGCGCCCCGAGCTGTGGAAGCTGTACAACGCCCGCAAGCACAAGGGCGAGTCCATCCGGGTCTTCCCGCTGTCCAACTGGACCGAGCTGGACATCTG
This genomic interval carries:
- the cysD gene encoding sulfate adenylyltransferase subunit CysD; its protein translation is MTTLTHLQRLEAESIHIMREVVAETENPVMLYSIGKDSAVMLHLARKAFAPGPPPFPLMHIDTRWKFRAMYEFRDRMAEEVGMDLLVHVNPEGVEKDINPFTHGSALHTEIMKTEGLKQALDKYGFDAAFGGARRDEEKSRAKERVFSFRTDQHRWDPKGQRPELWKLYNARKHKGESIRVFPLSNWTELDIWQYIYLENIPIVPLYYSAERPVVERDGTLIMVDDDRMPL